One stretch of Variovorax sp. 54 DNA includes these proteins:
- a CDS encoding sulfonate ABC transporter substrate-binding protein, with product MTRIAIPRRRLLQGAAAALALPSSFAALAQSPTRQLRIGHQKGYLSVLKARGTLEKRLAPLGATVKWTEFTAGPVQLEALNVGSIDFGDVGEAPPIFAQAAGAPLAYVGATVPRPKTEAVLVPKSSAIQTVADLKGKKIALNKGSNVHYFIVKLFEKHGLAYSDLNLVYLPPADARAAFEKGSVDAWVIWDPFLAAAQQSLDARILADAVGVVGNRAYYFSSLDYVAKNADVLAVAIEEVNKIDQWGAAHRNELATELSAIWGLPKAVADLSQGRTAYGTGPITKAILAEQQQIADTFFALKLIPKKINVLEAAGAGIA from the coding sequence ATGACCCGCATTGCCATTCCCCGCCGCCGCCTGCTCCAGGGCGCGGCCGCCGCCCTCGCGCTGCCGTCGTCGTTCGCCGCCTTGGCGCAGAGCCCCACGCGCCAGTTGCGCATCGGTCACCAGAAGGGCTACCTGAGTGTGCTCAAGGCCCGCGGCACGCTCGAGAAGCGGCTCGCGCCACTGGGCGCCACCGTGAAGTGGACCGAGTTCACGGCCGGCCCGGTGCAGCTCGAGGCTCTGAACGTCGGCTCGATCGACTTCGGCGACGTCGGCGAAGCACCGCCCATCTTCGCGCAGGCCGCCGGCGCGCCGCTGGCCTACGTGGGCGCCACGGTGCCGCGCCCGAAGACCGAGGCGGTGCTGGTGCCCAAGAGCTCGGCCATTCAAACCGTGGCCGACCTCAAGGGCAAGAAGATCGCGCTCAACAAGGGCTCGAACGTCCACTACTTCATCGTCAAGCTGTTCGAGAAGCACGGCCTGGCGTACAGCGACCTGAACCTGGTCTACCTGCCGCCCGCCGATGCGCGCGCCGCCTTCGAAAAGGGCTCGGTCGACGCCTGGGTGATCTGGGACCCGTTCCTGGCCGCCGCGCAGCAGTCGCTCGACGCGCGCATCCTGGCCGACGCCGTGGGCGTGGTCGGCAACCGCGCCTACTACTTCTCGTCGCTCGACTACGTGGCGAAAAACGCCGACGTGCTGGCCGTTGCGATCGAAGAGGTCAACAAGATCGACCAGTGGGGCGCCGCCCACCGCAACGAACTGGCCACCGAGCTGTCGGCGATCTGGGGCCTGCCCAAGGCGGTGGCCGACCTGTCGCAAGGCCGCACCGCCTACGGCACCGGCCCGATCACCAAGGCCATCCTGGCCGAGCAGCAGCAGATTGCCGACACCTTCTTCGCGCTCAAGCTGATTCCCAAAAAGATCAACGTGCTCGAAGCCGCCGGCGCGGGGATCGCGTGA
- a CDS encoding sulfonate ABC transporter substrate-binding protein, translated as MNPVAPEDSVFEVAPRSFWQALRDLAISAIVVTAIALIVSFISAASAHAQGKPKGELRIGYQKSASLFVLQKAQGTLEKKLSPLGFGVKWVEFPAGPQLLEGLNVGAVDVGYVGEAPPIFAQAAGARFVYFGYDPAAPRAEAILVTKDSPIASVADLKGKKVALNKGSNVHYLLVKQLEKNGLKLSDIQPVYLAPADGRAAFESKNVDAWVIWDPFQAAAEKATGARVLADGTGGTGGAFGVVNNYQFYLGERGFVKKHPQVIDALFADSVEQGIWLKKNLRQAAELIAPLQGLPVDVVELALRRYEFNVKPITAAVAADQQQIADTFYALKLIPKPIKVGDAVVTAQP; from the coding sequence ATGAACCCCGTCGCTCCCGAAGACTCCGTGTTCGAAGTCGCGCCGCGCTCCTTCTGGCAGGCGCTGCGCGACCTGGCCATCAGCGCCATCGTCGTCACCGCCATCGCGCTCATCGTGAGCTTCATCTCCGCCGCTTCGGCGCATGCGCAAGGCAAGCCCAAGGGCGAGCTGCGCATCGGCTACCAGAAGTCGGCCAGCCTGTTCGTGCTGCAGAAGGCGCAGGGCACGCTCGAGAAAAAGCTGTCGCCCCTGGGCTTCGGCGTGAAGTGGGTCGAGTTCCCGGCCGGACCGCAGCTGCTCGAAGGGCTGAACGTCGGCGCGGTCGACGTGGGCTATGTCGGCGAAGCGCCGCCCATCTTTGCGCAGGCCGCGGGTGCCAGGTTCGTCTACTTCGGCTACGACCCGGCCGCGCCGCGCGCCGAGGCGATCCTGGTCACGAAGGATTCGCCCATCGCCTCGGTGGCCGATCTCAAGGGCAAGAAGGTCGCGCTCAACAAGGGCAGCAACGTGCACTACCTGCTCGTGAAGCAGCTCGAGAAGAACGGCCTGAAGCTGTCCGACATCCAACCCGTGTACCTCGCGCCCGCCGACGGCCGCGCCGCCTTCGAAAGCAAGAACGTCGACGCCTGGGTGATCTGGGACCCGTTCCAGGCCGCCGCCGAGAAAGCCACCGGCGCCCGCGTGCTGGCCGATGGCACGGGCGGCACGGGTGGTGCCTTCGGCGTGGTCAACAACTACCAGTTCTACCTGGGCGAGCGCGGCTTCGTGAAGAAACACCCGCAGGTGATCGATGCGCTGTTCGCCGATTCGGTCGAGCAGGGCATCTGGCTCAAGAAGAACCTGCGCCAGGCCGCCGAGCTGATCGCGCCGCTGCAGGGCCTGCCCGTGGACGTGGTCGAGCTGGCGCTGCGCCGCTACGAGTTCAACGTGAAGCCGATCACCGCGGCCGTTGCGGCCGACCAGCAGCAGATCGCCGACACCTTCTACGCGCTGAAGCTCATTCCCAAGCCCATCAAGGTCGGCGACGCGGTCGTCACCGCCCAGCCCTGA
- the ssuE gene encoding NADPH-dependent FMN reductase has product MSVLLIAGSPSAPSRSTALLDAVGERLAQRHARIERLAIRELPAQALLLAEWAHPAIERAIAQVAAARVIVVATPVYKAAYSGVLKVFLDLLAQNALKGKTVLPLATGGSPHHMLALDYALRPVLQSLSARHILPGVYASDSQIALTPENAYQVHHDLAERLNEAVEVLATEGLKLPATHGFEPVPFSRVRCSV; this is encoded by the coding sequence GTGTCCGTTCTCCTGATTGCCGGCAGCCCTTCGGCCCCGTCCCGTTCCACCGCCTTGCTCGACGCGGTGGGCGAGCGGCTGGCCCAACGCCATGCGCGCATCGAGCGGCTCGCGATCCGTGAGCTGCCGGCGCAAGCGCTGCTGCTGGCCGAGTGGGCGCATCCGGCCATCGAGCGTGCCATTGCCCAGGTGGCGGCGGCCCGCGTGATCGTGGTGGCCACGCCGGTCTACAAGGCGGCCTACAGCGGCGTGCTGAAGGTCTTTCTCGACCTGCTCGCGCAGAACGCGCTCAAGGGCAAGACGGTGCTGCCATTGGCCACCGGCGGCAGCCCGCACCACATGCTCGCGCTCGACTACGCACTGCGCCCCGTGCTGCAGTCGCTGTCGGCGCGCCACATCCTGCCGGGCGTCTACGCGAGCGATTCGCAGATCGCGCTGACGCCCGAGAACGCCTACCAGGTGCACCATGACCTGGCGGAGCGCCTGAACGAGGCCGTCGAGGTGCTCGCGACCGAAGGCTTGAAGCTGCCGGCCACGCACGGCTTCGAGCCGGTGCCCTTTTCCCGTGTGCGATGTAGCGTTTGA
- a CDS encoding sulfate ABC transporter substrate-binding protein produces the protein MSLRRDFIKLSLGAGVAGALALSALPSFSQGAAGAKGPVTLLNVSYDPTRELYVDYNQAFAKYWKAKTGQDVSIKQSHGGSGKQARSIIDGIDSDVATLALGGDIDALATHGGLVKADWQKRLPHNSAPYTSTIVFLVKKGNPKGLKDWSDLVKPGVQVITPNPKTSGGARWNYLAAWEFAKRKYGGEAQAKEFVGNLYKNVPVLDTGARGSTITFVQRGVGDVLLAWENEAFLALKEFGPEKFEIVVPSISILAEPSVAVVDKVVDKKGTRAVAEEYLKYLYSDEGQDIAGRNFYRPTSDKAKAKYDKQFPKLTLVTIDEAFGGWAKADKAHFADGGSFDQIYAPKQK, from the coding sequence ATGAGCCTTCGCCGCGACTTTATCAAGCTTTCCCTGGGTGCCGGCGTGGCCGGTGCCTTGGCCCTGTCGGCATTGCCGTCGTTTTCGCAGGGCGCGGCGGGTGCCAAGGGCCCGGTGACGCTGCTCAACGTGTCGTACGACCCGACCCGCGAGCTGTACGTGGACTACAACCAGGCCTTCGCCAAGTACTGGAAGGCCAAGACCGGCCAGGACGTGAGCATCAAGCAGTCGCACGGCGGCTCGGGCAAGCAGGCCCGCTCGATCATCGACGGCATCGATTCCGACGTGGCCACGCTGGCCCTCGGCGGCGACATCGACGCACTGGCCACGCATGGCGGCCTCGTCAAGGCCGACTGGCAAAAGCGCCTGCCGCACAACTCCGCTCCCTACACCTCGACCATCGTGTTCCTGGTGAAGAAGGGCAACCCCAAGGGCCTGAAGGACTGGAGCGACCTGGTCAAGCCCGGCGTGCAGGTGATCACGCCCAACCCCAAGACCTCGGGCGGCGCCCGCTGGAACTACCTGGCCGCGTGGGAATTCGCCAAGCGCAAGTACGGCGGCGAGGCGCAGGCCAAGGAATTCGTCGGCAACCTGTACAAGAACGTGCCCGTGCTCGACACCGGCGCGCGCGGCTCGACCATCACCTTCGTGCAACGCGGCGTGGGCGACGTGCTGCTGGCCTGGGAAAACGAAGCCTTCCTGGCGCTGAAGGAATTCGGCCCCGAGAAGTTCGAGATCGTCGTGCCGTCCATCTCCATCCTGGCCGAGCCCAGCGTGGCGGTGGTCGACAAGGTGGTCGACAAGAAGGGCACGCGCGCCGTGGCCGAGGAGTACCTGAAGTACCTGTACTCCGACGAAGGCCAGGACATCGCCGGTCGCAACTTCTACCGCCCGACCTCGGACAAGGCCAAGGCCAAGTACGACAAGCAGTTCCCCAAGCTCACGCTGGTGACCATCGACGAAGCCTTCGGTGGCTGGGCCAAGGCCGACAAGGCGCACTTCGCCGACGGCGGCTCCTTCGATCAAATTTACGCGCCCAAGCAGAAGTAA
- a CDS encoding oxidative damage protection protein, whose protein sequence is MARMVQCIKLGKEAEGLDFPPYPGDLGKRLWENVSKEAWAAWLKQQTMLVNENRLNLADLRARQYLARQMEKHFFGEGADVAQGYVPPPAA, encoded by the coding sequence ATGGCACGCATGGTTCAGTGCATCAAGCTCGGCAAAGAGGCCGAAGGACTCGACTTTCCGCCGTACCCCGGCGACCTGGGCAAGCGCCTGTGGGAAAACGTCAGCAAGGAAGCCTGGGCCGCCTGGCTCAAGCAACAAACGATGCTGGTCAATGAAAACCGGCTGAATTTGGCCGACCTGCGCGCCCGCCAGTACCTGGCACGCCAGATGGAAAAGCACTTCTTCGGCGAAGGCGCCGACGTGGCGCAAGGCTACGTTCCCCCTCCTGCAGCCTGA
- the mnmC gene encoding FAD-dependent 5-carboxymethylaminomethyl-2-thiouridine(34) oxidoreductase MnmC, with the protein MAADGTPLGARSGDTSPLDNDTPALSRRVFLDGCGLPAAWSGRPQWRILETSFGLGLHFLTTWQAWRTDPHRPRLLHYVAVDAHPALAGDLLRAAEASPDLAPLARELAAQWHGLLPGFHRLAFDDGRVLLTLCVGELQPMLRAQRFEADSLFLDGFDPATALPDTLKAVSRFARQGTGLAARTDDDGVRHALARNGFQLDPHTGSLRGAFAPAWTVRRRQPAREGVDAPGHCAVIGAGLAGAAVAASLARRGWRVTVLDAADAPAAGASGLPVGLLAPHVSSDDALLSRLTRAGIRATWTELTQRLENGCDWGAHGSLERRPDGDVRVPPGWSADGPNESWPAQPDRLAAAGLPPDTPALWHARAAWVRPHRLIAAWLSQPGIEFRGNCHVARLARSDGSWQLLDDAGILLTEADRVVVAAGFESHHFAPDLPLQPVRGQVAWGRADGTALPVTPINGDGHLIAGVPDGEAPQPLWLIGATFDRDSTDLAPTDADRLINRDRLTRLHPGAAAVLAPAFAQGETHTWVGVRCASGDRRPLVGPLAPGADDGLWACTALGSRGLSFATLCAELLAAQWHGEPLPLPQTLAKALGTQRLWPGSD; encoded by the coding sequence GTGGCCGCCGACGGCACTCCGCTCGGCGCGCGCTCCGGCGACACCTCCCCCCTCGACAACGACACACCGGCGCTTTCGCGCCGTGTGTTTCTGGACGGCTGCGGCCTGCCCGCCGCCTGGTCCGGGCGTCCGCAATGGCGGATTCTCGAAACCAGCTTCGGGCTGGGCCTTCATTTCCTGACAACCTGGCAGGCCTGGCGCACTGACCCGCACCGGCCGCGCCTGTTGCATTACGTTGCGGTCGACGCCCATCCGGCGCTGGCCGGCGATCTGCTGCGCGCGGCCGAAGCTTCGCCTGACCTGGCGCCGCTCGCCCGGGAACTGGCCGCTCAATGGCACGGCCTGCTGCCGGGCTTCCACCGGTTGGCCTTCGACGACGGCCGCGTGCTGCTCACGCTGTGCGTCGGCGAGCTGCAGCCGATGCTGCGCGCCCAGCGTTTCGAGGCCGACAGCCTCTTTCTCGACGGCTTCGACCCCGCGACCGCCTTGCCCGACACGCTCAAGGCAGTGTCGCGCTTCGCCCGCCAGGGCACCGGCCTCGCGGCCCGCACCGACGACGACGGGGTGCGTCATGCGCTGGCGCGGAACGGTTTCCAGCTCGACCCGCACACCGGCAGCCTGCGCGGCGCGTTCGCGCCCGCCTGGACCGTGCGACGCCGCCAGCCGGCGCGAGAAGGCGTCGACGCGCCCGGCCATTGCGCGGTGATCGGCGCCGGGCTCGCGGGTGCTGCGGTCGCGGCCAGCCTTGCGCGGCGCGGCTGGCGGGTCACCGTGCTCGATGCGGCCGACGCGCCGGCCGCGGGCGCCTCGGGCCTACCGGTCGGGCTGCTGGCGCCGCATGTGTCGTCCGACGACGCCTTGCTGTCGCGGCTCACGCGCGCCGGCATTCGCGCGACCTGGACCGAACTGACGCAACGGCTCGAAAACGGTTGCGACTGGGGCGCCCACGGGTCACTCGAACGCCGGCCCGACGGCGACGTGCGCGTACCGCCCGGCTGGAGCGCGGACGGGCCGAACGAATCGTGGCCTGCACAGCCCGACCGGCTCGCGGCGGCCGGCCTGCCGCCTGACACGCCGGCGCTCTGGCATGCGCGCGCGGCCTGGGTGCGTCCGCACCGGCTGATCGCCGCGTGGCTGAGCCAACCGGGCATCGAGTTCCGTGGCAACTGCCACGTGGCGCGCCTCGCACGATCGGACGGCAGCTGGCAGCTGCTCGACGACGCCGGCATCCTGCTCACCGAAGCCGACCGCGTCGTCGTGGCCGCAGGCTTCGAATCGCACCACTTCGCGCCCGACCTGCCGCTGCAACCCGTGCGCGGCCAGGTCGCCTGGGGCCGGGCGGACGGCACCGCCCTGCCCGTCACGCCCATCAACGGCGACGGCCACCTGATCGCCGGCGTGCCCGATGGCGAGGCGCCGCAGCCGCTCTGGCTGATCGGTGCCACCTTCGACCGCGACAGCACTGACCTCGCCCCCACCGATGCCGACCGCCTCATCAACCGCGACCGGCTCACGCGCCTGCATCCCGGCGCCGCCGCAGTGCTGGCGCCCGCCTTCGCGCAGGGAGAAACCCACACCTGGGTCGGCGTGCGCTGCGCCTCGGGCGACCGGCGACCGCTGGTTGGCCCGCTGGCACCGGGCGCCGACGACGGTCTCTGGGCCTGCACCGCACTCGGTTCGCGCGGCCTGAGCTTCGCCACGCTGTGCGCCGAGCTGCTAGCGGCGCAATGGCACGGCGAACCGCTGCCCTTGCCTCAGACGCTCGCCAAGGCGCTGGGCACGCAGCGGCTCTGGCCCGGTTCGGACTGA
- a CDS encoding transglutaminase family protein yields MAIQYDITHTTVYRYNKPVTFGLHRVMFRPRDSHDLRVLATDLQVSPQALTRLIQDPYSNSVALVQPLGEATELRIVCSFTIEHVPPSQRDLLTLDPSAEFLPFAYSVEERLDLEHYLRPYHDDDANGTLIRWAHQFLHTDQPNSTRDVLTRMNAHIGQSFQYKARDEEGTQTPLETLALGSGSCRDYALLMMEATRRLGIATRFVSGYLYDAALDNDTALQAPGESVTGAGTTHAWLQAYLPGAGWLAFDPTNNLMGSGQLIRVGVARDPALAAPISGSWYGDAEAYEGLEATVVVKRRKGS; encoded by the coding sequence ATGGCCATCCAGTACGACATCACCCACACCACCGTCTACCGCTACAACAAGCCGGTCACCTTCGGCTTGCACCGCGTGATGTTCCGTCCGCGTGACAGCCACGACCTGCGCGTGCTCGCTACCGACCTGCAGGTGAGCCCGCAGGCCCTCACGCGGCTCATTCAAGACCCGTACTCGAACTCCGTCGCGCTGGTGCAGCCGCTGGGCGAAGCGACCGAGCTGCGCATCGTGTGCTCCTTCACCATCGAGCACGTGCCGCCGTCGCAGCGCGACCTGCTCACGCTCGACCCGTCGGCCGAGTTCCTGCCCTTTGCCTACTCGGTGGAAGAACGGCTGGACCTGGAGCACTACCTGCGCCCGTACCACGACGACGACGCCAACGGCACGCTGATCCGCTGGGCCCACCAGTTCCTGCACACCGACCAGCCCAACAGCACGCGCGACGTGCTCACGCGCATGAACGCGCACATCGGCCAGAGCTTTCAATACAAGGCGCGCGACGAGGAAGGCACACAGACGCCGCTCGAAACGCTGGCGCTGGGCAGCGGCAGTTGCCGCGACTACGCACTGCTGATGATGGAAGCCACGCGCCGCCTCGGCATCGCGACGCGTTTCGTCTCGGGCTACCTCTACGACGCCGCGCTCGACAACGACACCGCGCTGCAGGCGCCCGGTGAATCGGTCACCGGTGCCGGCACCACCCACGCGTGGCTGCAGGCCTACCTGCCGGGCGCAGGCTGGCTGGCCTTCGACCCGACCAACAACCTCATGGGCAGCGGCCAGCTGATCCGCGTGGGCGTGGCGCGCGACCCCGCGCTGGCGGCGCCCATCTCGGGCAGCTGGTACGGCGACGCCGAGGCCTACGAAGGCCTCGAGGCCACGGTGGTCGTGAAGCGCCGCAAGGGCAGCTGA
- a CDS encoding glycerophosphodiester phosphodiesterase produces MQMFNFSRTALAACACAFMAACGGGNGGGGVPMWPIAPVSPPAPAPAPAPAPAEAAPVLVIGHRGSPALRPEHTLASYQQAIDDGADFIEPDLVPTKDGELVARHENAIAIVDADGKVLEATTNVAEVPKFADRKAKKTIDGREVTGWFTEDFTLAELKELKARERIPALRPANVSFDQLQVPTLDEVIQLAKAQSVIKGRVIGIYPETKHPTYFRSIGLPLEKKLLDTLHTYDLDKADAPVFVQSFETGNLKDIRLKSTVKIVQLIDGQGAPYDLVALNDKRTYADLVKPEGLAEIATYANGIGPAKARVIPVVDGKLGTPTTLVKDAHDKKLLVHIFTVRPENNFLPDSLKKAPKNDPIVYGDTAGEIKAFLDVGIDGFFADSAATAVPAVKAYRAAQPK; encoded by the coding sequence ATGCAAATGTTCAATTTCTCGCGCACGGCCCTCGCGGCCTGTGCCTGCGCATTCATGGCTGCTTGCGGTGGCGGCAATGGCGGCGGTGGCGTGCCGATGTGGCCCATCGCACCGGTCTCGCCCCCGGCACCGGCCCCAGCGCCTGCGCCCGCCCCGGCCGAGGCTGCCCCCGTGCTCGTCATCGGCCACCGCGGCTCGCCTGCGTTGCGGCCCGAGCACACGCTGGCCTCGTACCAGCAGGCCATCGACGACGGTGCCGACTTCATCGAGCCCGACCTCGTGCCCACCAAGGACGGCGAGCTGGTCGCGCGCCATGAGAACGCCATCGCCATCGTCGATGCCGACGGCAAGGTGCTCGAAGCGACCACGAACGTGGCCGAAGTGCCCAAGTTCGCGGATCGCAAGGCCAAGAAAACCATCGACGGCCGCGAAGTTACCGGCTGGTTCACCGAAGACTTCACGCTGGCCGAGCTCAAGGAGCTGAAGGCGCGCGAACGCATTCCGGCGCTGCGCCCGGCCAACGTGTCTTTCGACCAGCTCCAGGTGCCCACGCTCGACGAGGTGATCCAGCTCGCCAAGGCGCAGTCGGTGATCAAGGGCCGCGTGATCGGCATCTACCCGGAGACCAAGCACCCGACGTATTTCCGTTCGATCGGCCTGCCGCTCGAGAAGAAGCTGCTCGACACGCTGCACACCTACGACCTCGACAAGGCCGACGCGCCGGTGTTCGTGCAGTCCTTCGAAACCGGCAACCTCAAGGACATCCGCCTGAAGAGCACGGTGAAGATCGTCCAGCTCATCGACGGGCAGGGCGCGCCGTATGACTTGGTGGCGCTGAACGACAAGCGCACCTACGCCGACCTCGTGAAGCCCGAAGGCCTGGCCGAGATTGCGACCTATGCGAACGGCATCGGCCCGGCCAAGGCGCGCGTGATCCCCGTGGTCGACGGCAAGCTCGGCACGCCGACCACGCTCGTGAAAGACGCGCACGACAAGAAGCTGCTGGTCCACATCTTCACCGTGCGCCCCGAGAACAACTTTTTGCCCGACAGCCTGAAGAAGGCGCCGAAGAACGATCCGATCGTGTACGGCGACACCGCCGGTGAGATCAAGGCGTTCCTCGATGTGGGCATCGACGGCTTCTTTGCCGACAGCGCGGCCACGGCCGTGCCGGCGGTGAAGGCCTACCGCGCGGCGCAGCCGAAGTAG